From the Ammospiza caudacuta isolate bAmmCau1 chromosome 1, bAmmCau1.pri, whole genome shotgun sequence genome, the window AACAGTCTCAGAGGCTTTTCTTTTGGTACAGTTAAATCCTatggaaaatgtttttgctCCTATACTTGACTCTTGGAAATCAAGGTGTAATAGATACAGTGATAAATAGATTAATGCCAGCAAACAAATCCACTACTGATCTGAAAATAACTTCTTAAATATCATTAATTCTCTCTGCTGGAGATAATGACAGCAACAAAGaacagcaaagagaagttgtgcTCTGAGATTTTATGCTAACTCCAGCTGCACCATCAGCTGGGCCTCTCAAGGTACTTTATTCAAGTAATTGAGCAAAGACTTAGCTGTGGGGATAGTCAAGTACATCAGAGCAGCACTGAAGCCATGCAGTTTGATTAGCTCTGTAAACACCATAATGCGCAATATTATGTGAAATAACACTCCACAGCTCAGAACAGCTTTTAGCTGATGCTCTTTTCACCTGGTTTGGGATCACATGGTCTCAACAGTCAGTGCTAAGAAGCTGTTGACACCTCACCCATTTGGGAAACATTCAATCTTGGGAACGAGACTCAGCCTTAAGGAAAAGCAATTAATTCAGCTGGGCAAGACAGTGAAACTGGGCTGTCAACTATTCCTTCTGGCTAGCTACCCTGTCAAACAGATTATTCTGTGCACTGAGATTATTCTGTGTTCTGTCTGTTCCCACACTGCATTTACTCTCAGCTTCCTTCCCAGCTCTCTATTGTGCTTGTTCCagcttccctgcccttccttAAACCCTCTTCCGTAACACACCCAGCTCACCACTGTTCACTGGCACCACAGGCAACTTCACAAATCAACATGCACCATCAGTATTAAGGCAAATCCTAACAGGCCAGACTCACCCGTATCAAAAAACCAGGATTACTTTACAAGCCATGTTATTCTATTGGGCTCATTTGCTTAAGGCAGCTTTGGAAACAGAAGTTTGTGATCCTGGAACCGGAGGCTTGTGGTAATTAAGCATTGGAAAGGGAGAAGCTAGGCTCCCACAGACCCATTCAGCCATTTTGATCAGAATGCTACAGTCCACCATGTCAAACCTAGTTTTAGGTAACAAAAATCCTTACTCCATTTATCAGTTACCTACATCAAATGCATATAAAACAATGAAGTAAATAAAAaccttcttttctctgctttccttgctGAGTGCTTGTGGTTTGACAACACCGCTCACTTTCACTATGGGTCTCAACCCATTTGGTTTTGGAATAAACCGGAGCTTTGATGCCATAGGAATGAATTTTTTTTGACGGAGAGTTTCAATCTCCTCTGAAGACAGAGGCCGTAGCTGGACTTTGACAAAATGGtttctaaaatacaaatatacacTTAGTGTAAGCAATAGGAAAGGCAGAAAACTAAAACATTTAATGTCTTTAGGATAACTAAGgccaaatatttttctaagaTAATACAAATATCAACCTCTACAGAAAGTGACATGAAATTCTGAATTTCAAAACAATATCACAGCATCTTAATGACAATGTAATACAAAAAGAAACCATATATTTCTGCTTAATGCAAATAAAAACCCTTATTaacacaaattaaaatttaagcACAGACTCGAGGAGTACATATGAACATTCTGAAATATGTTTTATGCAAGAAATGGGAAGTTGGAAAGGCATTAACAGATTTGAAAAGAACCTTCTGAAAACTACTCTAAGACAGCTCCTGGAAAGAACATACAAACTGTAATGGCTGTTCTACTCCTAAAAGTTAGGGGATCTACCACTTATTAGGTGCTGGGATACATTGACAACACAAGGGCTTTAGGTATCCAGGACTCTGATGAGCCAGTtgaaacaaagagcagaaaataatgaagaacCAAAGGCACCTGAGTCACAGGTTCTGGACTTCCCAAGTTCACCTTAATGGGAAATATGTTTTCCTCTCAGATTCCCCCACTCAGGATTCATAGTTCCATGAAAAAACTAAACTCAATACTTTTCCATACAATGAATCAGGAAAATAGTGGTGGAGTAAAAACCCTTGTTTTTACTTAAGATGCAGAGTTAAAGTACCCTACCTGCAAAATAAAAGACCTGGATAAATCTCCTGCACTGCTGGTATTGTTCAGATGGACAAAATGTGCCATACAGACTAATGGCTATGATATTACCCTGGGAAGTAAGGGAGGCAATTCAAGTCCTCACAAAAGACTGGACATCAATTTAAATTTGCATGAAGACTTTTTACATCCCATACAATCCAACAGGCTGCTTTAGCAAAAGGAGGCCATACTATTACAAAAGGGAGTGGGTGAATGGTGGAAACTTTGTAAAGATGCTCTAGGAGACACCTGAGAAGCCAAGAATGCAGGTAAGGGAGGTACACAAATACTTCTTTTGTATGCCTATACAAGTCAAATAGAAGCTCATGATCTGTCTGCCTGGGACTCTCAGCATCTGAGGGATACAGAGCATGACACCCAGAAGGTATAGTGGCATGCAGGGCCGCTGAGTTGAGCTACTGAAAAGAGAGCTTTGAGGATTAATAttcaaattttcaaattaaattccTGGTATAGATGCTGCCCAAAGGAAAGTAGAAATGATTGCTTTTCCACAGTGAGGGATCACTACTCTTTATAAAATTACATTCTTTGCTGAACACAACATCTACTATACTATTAAATGGATAACCAGGATAAAACAAGTCACTCCAATTCAACAGACAAAACTTAATGATCagatttccctccctccctttacACCTCACACTCaagactggaaagaaaaaagccccaactAACCTCTATcactatactaaaaaatatgGCTTCCTTTGAAAGTGAAGACAAAGGCCAGATATTGGCAAATCTTCATTACTCCCTCTGGCCAGCTGGAGATGTCTTTTTGCCTGCAGCAACAttcattgtttattttgtgGCACTTAGAGCAGTGCTGATGATTTTGAATGTGTGCTCATGTAGCAGCCACTGCAGCATGCTGCTCTCACTGGCACTCACAATGCTGTTAAGCACTGAAACTTGAAGGAACTTGAGTAGATAGTCCTGTTGTCTTTTGAGATCTCACCTCAATCTGATGGGGAAAATTCAGACTTTCTGCAGGTTTTAATCCTCTGCAGCCACTGTGTGTgacaagggcagggacagcatgAGCTTTAGAAAAACAGATGTTCTCACCACAACACTGTGCTCATTATTTTAACACACAACTTTACATTCTGCAGGCTATCTAACTTGAAGCAACTGTATcacaaaatactgatttttttcttggcaaatcctgcttttattttggGGACCGAAGTTTGGTATAGCTTCAAAAATTAATAGAAAGCTGTCCATTCACAATGACAGCACACACTGATCTCCACCAATACAGCAAGGCTAATATACAGACCCAGGGCCCCTCTGAGAGCCCTGCTCCATATCCTTGAGTGGGATTCTGTCCAGGATCTTCTACTCAAAAGGACAGTCCTTCAATATGAGGATTTACTCCCTAATGACAATGCAGTCAATGCAAAGGTAAGCTCACATGTAAGGTCCAGGCCCCCCCAGTCCAGCCTGTTCCATCCATTCTCTTCCTCCAAAGGAGGATACAGAAGAACTCAACAGGAATCAGTGGCTACCAGTGCCTTCCTGCAAACTAGCTCAGAGCAACTGAtttgagcagctccagctgaagAGAACCAGAACAACCACAGAACATCCATTAAGGCAGCAAATGAAGTCACCAGACACTCCTCCTCCAGAGAGGATGGAAGCAGCTCAACAGCCTTTGGCACGACTtcaccagcagtgccaggctggttAAGAGCAGGCAGTGTCTGAACAGCCTCAAAATGGCCAAGGCTGTCCTAAACACCCTGTATCCCAGTATCTCCAAAGACCTATTCCAATTTCTTTCCTCCTATGTGAAATTGGCAGCTGGCCACCTCTATGAATGCGGGAAGCGGACTCGTGGCAGACCTCATGTAACAATCACACATGAAAGAGCAGTGCTGAAAGCCCTGTCAGTGAAGCTTAACTGCAGCCGTTGGAATGGGACTAAAGTCCTCATAAACTATGATTCCTGTAGCCAGAAGTAAACATCCTGTTCTTAGGACACGCCTTTGGCAAGCACgcagcagcatttccttggaTTTTTCTCCAGCTTCCAACAACCTGCACTTTAGAGACTTTCCAAGGAAATGGTGAGAAGGGGCTTCCTGCATGGTAAGGAAATATGTGAGGAGGAAATCAGAAGAAACAAGACCCTAGATTAAGGTCTTCTGAGTTCAAAGCACCTTACACATTGAGTTTTTCTAGGAAGCTGGGAACACAAACAAAAGAGCTAAATCCCGAGTTGTTTGCTTTTAACCACAAACCTCACAAAAAATCCATTATTTACTActtctgttatttttcattgtaTCTCTACTATGTGAAAGTCAGTACTTGATCATGTTTTGTGCCAAAAAATAGTCTTTAAGTACAGTGAAACTCCATAAAACACTAATTGCAACACTACAGCTGTTAGTTGGAAGACATGACAGAATGTGGGGGACTGAAAATTACATTCTACTACGATTCAAAGTGCATTTTCTGTGCTACAACTGCAAACAAGACTGAGACCCCATTAACTGCAAACACAAATGCAAAGAGTGGCACTGAGATATCAATGCTGAAATCAGGGAGtgatggggcaggaggggaaaaatcaCACATATAACACTGTGGACCAAAAAATCAGGGCAAAAGCAAAAGGTTCAACATTACAAAACAGCCACTAAAACACAAGACATTATGCTAATttttcacagctccagagctctcTCAGATACCAGCAATTTATAATAAAAACCTGAAAGATGTGAACTAAGGAGATCGATGCACAACACTGTTCATTAAAATTGccttttctattttctcatttaattgtttaaaattttgtCTTAAATAATGCTCTAACTTAAATGCATGCATTTTTAAGACCAAAAAACCACCATGGAATCCCATACTAAAAAATGAGCTGGAGCTTCTGAAACCCTTaaactttggaaaaaaacaaaccctaaacCCACTAGGCTATTCTCTGATTTTTATGAATAGAGTATTACAGCATTTCAGCAGAgccttgttttttctttttctaaattaaaGTAGTTGAAGGAAATTgactattttttaaatgacCTCTCATTTAAAAGGTTACTTTGGAATTCTATCACTAAGCTTTACTCATTGTTAAAAGGTATAAAAACTGAACTTATTATAAAATCCTCTTCATACTGGATTTTAGTATTGCAAAGATTTCTAATAAAGAAGTCTCAATTTGCATTAGTTTTCtcacacaaaatatttctgaaattacTAACTGTGCATGCCACAATCACAGGTTGAATTTTCCTCTGAGAAATGAAGCaaataaaatgaagataaatAGACAAtaaattaaagcagaaattCACCTTTACACAACAAAACACATGATTTCTATCCATATCCATTAAAGGTTAATTAGTTTTCTAGTGTTACCTAATTCCAATGTTCTGTAACTTGCCCCAGACAAACTTTCGGTAGTAGAAGAGCATGTTTTTCTGGAACATGGTCTCGGTGATATAGAAAAATGATCTGAGCAACTCAACAACATAGGTACCCATCAGCCAGAACAGGAATTTGGCCAAAAGTTCTTCACGGAAACAATGTTCATCGGCAGGAACAAAGTGATCACCTTCAATAAATAATTCAAAGGTAGTTATAGTAACTATCAACTCTTAGCATGAGCAAAGAAACAGAACACACAAACAACTTGGATAACATTCTTGCCCTAGCTTGAGgtcatgagaaagaaaaaaggtaagTACAAACAATTACAGAGGTGACGCTCCAAATTTTCAGGGCATTAAATAATGCAACTGACCCAAGCTTAAAGGATAAACACAGGAACTAATCTGCAGTGACAAACTGACGTAGAGGATACAAATACATGCCACTGTAGCCCAAAGACTTTCTTACTCCAACATCAATTGCACAAAGGCAAGATTATTGTGAAAGGAGAGGTAAAACGAAAAGAAACAAGTCTACTACAAtataaaacttaaaataaaaggaaacaaaagactGAAACTAACATAAGCACACtataaaaattaacaaaagtaaactggggtgatttggggatAAGAATGATATTCAGATTTCCCAATTACATGAAAATTAACTAATTATAGGATTTTATAGGGTTAGGCTTTATTTCAGACACCCATATAAAACTTCCTGTCAcagtcaaagaaaaataaagaaaaaatacaaatcacCTGAAGTCTATCAGTACTTCCAACATTTAGATGAGACAATTATGAACCTATAGCACTCCTAACTAATGCTGAATTTAAGGCCACATATATCTGTAATTATgtctaaataatttttcaaagatCGGATGTTCCAAATTACCATGAATCACACACATATTCACAATaaagccttttaaaatatttaactccTGAGCATTTTGGAAAGTGTGCTTTTGAACCACAGTATCtgaataaagaaatactttttcctAGAATTAAGAATTTCTTATGTAGTGCAACCTCCCTTACTTTTGACATCAGTTCTCAAACATCAGACTTTTGATCTTCCTCCAACACTTGAAAGAACCTGTAACAGCCTCAAAACTTATTGCACTTTTTAACAAAAGAATACCATTTTCAGCTCATATTACTGTAGGATCCAAGTACAATACCAGGTAAGAATAAACACTGTAAGCATACCAGTTAAGGGAGTGCAATCCATATTGCAATAGATGAAgaacagaagcacagaaaaattaaaatatgaaaaattaaaaactagaaaaaatttaaaaactagaTCCTGCAGCAATCAACCCCAGAACAATGGCTTCAGCCTAGATTTAAATCCTGGGATAGATTCTGAAGAACAAGCTCAAGGAAAGGAAGATTCACCCGTCATTTGAAAAGAGGATTAAAGAGAAATGGATTCATACACAATCTGGAGCAATCAGCTGTTGCCCTCATGAGAGCTTTTTAGCCAGGGACCGCTTAGCCTGGGGACTTCTGCACCACCAGTTAGTCAGGCTGAAGCTGTGCTCAGTAAGACTCTCTTGATCCTAGAGAAGCGATCTAGAAAAGGTGATAGATGATGACAGCACTTTTCACATGGACATGTATTGACAGGACACGGGGGAAAggtttcaaactgaaaaaaagtaGGTTTAGATTACATGTTAAGAAGAAAtcttttactgtgagggtgggaaggcagctggaacagattgcccaggtCTTCCAGCCCTGGAAGATTCAAGGAGAGGCTGAATGGGGttctgaacaacctggtctagtggaaggtgttcctgagcgtggcagggaggttggaactaGATCTTTAAAGTCACTTCAAattcaaaccattctgtgattctgtaatagGCAATCCCTGTACTGAATAGGTCTCACATCTTTCTCACAGGGTTGAGGTGAGGGAGTAAAAAaccctgggtttttttcactccCATAGCAGAGGAACTCATGCCACTGCAAGTGTCTagatttgcttttaattttctgaaCTCCTACAGTAACAAACAGATAAGTGTTTATTCCTCTCCTTAGGTCACACTTCAACGAATTTTCTGAGTTACTGCAATTTGGATAGTAGGAGTGGACAGAAagagttttggtttttgtttagCTCAGGTTCTGAATTCATGTTTATGAAAACATCATTCTATTAAATACAAACAGCACGAATGCAAACAAGTTTTGAAAGGACAACAAGCTCAAGTGTCCTTCCACCACCAGTTACAAACACTACCACAGTTTGCTCTCTCACCTATGGTTATTACCAATGAACTCAGCAATTTGAGTCCAGATTCAATATCCTTAACCATAAACACCAATCATCTGACAGCCCCACCACCTAGTTCTGTAACATAAGAAGTACCTTTGCCTAGACGAAGCCACATGCAGTCATTCACTCTCATCCTCCACATCAACTCCTGCAACGAAACCTTAGCAAACCTCCCCCTGGAAATGAACACTTTGACATTTTTTAGAAACCGGCACTTGTTGTGGTTTGAACCCCAAAGCTCTTTAGGAATGACCTTCTCCAGGCAATCCCTCACAAACATGTACACCTGccagtggctgctgtgctgcttgaGGAGCTCCATGAGGGCTGAATCACGTGCCTCCCGTGGGTTTTGCTCCTCACTTGGTGGCAGCTCCCCGCGCACAGATTCTGCCAGAGGAGCACCCAAGTTGTCTGGCACATCAGTGCGACCAGATTCACATCGGCTGCTTGTCACACACTTAGCAGGCTCTTTCCCAAACTGTTCTGCTTGTTTCTGAACCTCTGCTTCCCCAGGCAAAGCTGCCTGACAAAACAGCTTGATATTTTTCATACTGATTTCAGATATCCAAACGGGGCAATTTTTTCTCAAGAGAGCTAAGTAAGCACATTTCCCATGGTTGTTTAGCAGCTCCTGAAATGTACCCCTCATCTGCCGGTAGCGTTTGGGCAACATCTTCTTTCTCCGCTTGCACTTTGGCAGACTTTGGTTATGCCTTTGCTCCGCCTGATTTTGGTTTAAGAATATAGCTTCTATAAGCCGTCTTCCACCTGCCTCAGAGCCCTGCAAGCGATTCAATACAAATGATTTAGGAAAACATTCTTGGAAACCCCTGCAAGAATAGAGAAGAGACTTCCTCCCAATGTATGCTGCAGAACTCAGGAGTCTATTTGGTGACTTCTTTGATAAATGAGGTGGGGGACTTTCCTGCTCTCTGCATTTTGAAGCACCCTCCACAGGTTTGCTTTGTCCTGAAGCCAACTGAGATTCATACGTACAAATCTCTACTCTTTTCCTACGGGATTCTGTTTGCAGTTCAGTGTTGGACTCTAAAGGTTTGTTACTCCGAAATCTCTGCAGAAGAGAGCCTGCCACAAACTTCCTCCTGCCACGAGATGTGTGAACTAAAGAAGGACCAGACACAGCACTGTTACTTCTTTCAGAAATGCGGGGGGTTTTAATGACGCTTTCAGAACGTGGTGCTACATACTCAGTTTCAGATCTCTCAGAACTACTTTGGTTTACATCAGGAACAAGACTACaagccttttcctctctcacTTTCTCCCCTATTTTTGCCCTCTTGGCTGGAATTTCAGATTGCTCTCTATGAATCTTCCTTTTTAGAGATGGAGCTGTGGCTGAAACACATGAAGTGGAGCTACACTGTTTTTCCTGGTCTTCAGTAACCATTCTGATCTGTTTGCTTGCTTTAGAAACAGCTTTTGCAGAACACTGGTCAGTGGGCACTAAGCTTCGtctctttctttcatttctcattttggAGACATTAACTTCACATCTTTGTCTGTATGACTTTAAAAGATAATTTCTATGAAACATAAGCCTTTTTCGCATATATTTAAGCAAGCTAGTACGTTTATACTTTGAGAACCTTTGTCTAACAAATACCAGGGATGAGTTCACACTATGTGAAATAAGTTCATAAATGGGTTGCCCACAAACTTGGTAACAATTACTAGGGGGAACCAGCATAAAGACTGCACAGTGTTCCAATAAATACATCATCACATCGTCCCCTATGCGGCTCAACAGTGTCTCCCAGAAGCCGCTGATGCAAAGAGTTTCTGTGGCAGTATTGGGTAGGTAGCTGTGTATCTTGGAAAGTGGCATGACTGGGAATTGAGAACTGTTCTCATCCGGTAAGGAGTATCCATATGCAAGGacattcttcttctttttttcacaCAGTCTCTGAACGACTCGCGCTGTGACTTCACTCTGACTAGATAActgaagaaacaaagaaaaaagaaaattagctttTTTCGCTCACTCCTCCATAAACCACAATATACCCTTTACATAAAAACACATGCAAAGATACACAGCCTTAAACACCACTTTTCAAAGGAGGATTAATTATTCACATGCATCATACCCAAAAATTAAGATTTTCCAAGCGTAATGCAAGATGTTCATATGTAGCAACGTAAGCCGACACTTGAAGGAAGTCTTTTTAACATCTGCCCTTTTGATCCTGGCTTTTATGCCCAGGAAACGCCCTGCATTATTCCCGTTGAGTCCCTCAGCAGCTCAGACTCCACTGGCTCCAGTGAATCCGTGTTCGCAGATCCACATTTGCAGGCACGCATACGTGCTCGCGCAGGCTCCAACCTCCAGGGAACTAGCACTAATTTTCTTGAGGCCTCCATTTCCTTTTatgtaaaagaaaattcaaCGGAACGACTCGGCACACAACTCCAAAACCCATTTAACAAGTTGTCCTGGGTTCGCAAACTCTGCTTCCTACCACAGCACAGTTTAGCTCCTATGGCGCTAGAAAAAAAGCGGTCTTCCCTCTCTGAAAAGCTTTTCCTCCGCTTAAACACCGACTTGCAGCCCGTTCTACCCGCTTCTTCTTTAGTCTCTCAAGACTGGGGCACTCTTCATCGCCAGTCGCTCCCCGGCCACTTTCGGCTCGTTCATCCTTACCCACATGGGGTCAGGGAGCCGCAGGCACGCAGACCGCAGCGCTATCCGCCCGCCCTGCGCCCACACCTGGGCCTCGCTCTCCCACCCCCGACAAGCGGCAGGGAGTGATTCCCACCGCGCCCCGCCGGCTCCGGGGCCAGGATGGAGCGCGGACGGCTGAGGGAGCCGGCTGGGCCCGCCCGGGGCAGCCACCCGGGGCCAAGGGCCGCCGCGCCACCCCCGCGCACGCACGGAGCGCGGGAAGCGCCGTCCCAGGGAAGCCCCGACAGGGCTCTCGCCCCCGGCCCCTTCCTACCTGCTGGAAGGTGAAGGGCCGCGGGATGGCGCGGGCGCCGCGGGGCACGCACACGAGGCACTGCCCCACGAAGTTGCGGTAGCCGGGCGCGTCGTCGGCCCGCAGCACCTGGGCGTCCCCGGCGCCGCCGTCCCCCAGCCGCCGGACGAAGGTCTCCAGCAGGAAGGCCTCCGCGTAGCAGCGGCGCAGCGCGGACAGCACGGCCGTGAAGGGCTCCCTGCCCGCCATATTGCGGCCAAAGGGGGCACGGGTCTACCTGGCGCGGCCGCGGCGCCCCTCCGACCCCGCCGCTCGCCCGCCGGGCATCGCGGAGCGGCTGCTCAGCGatgaattaataaataaataaacgcATTGGCGaggcaggagaaaaaggaaggggCCACAGCATCCTTTTAAAGCGCGGCGCTGGCGCGGCGGACCGGTGCCCCCCGCGTGGCCCGGAGCagcggcgggcggggccggggcggccggggcggggTCGGAGGCCGCTGTCCAGCTCCGCCGCGGGGGCACGGCCGCAAGGCGCCTCTGAGAAGagcccttttttccctccattgAGGATCCATCTGAGATAAGAGCAACTGTAGGAGAGATTATGGTGGAGAGGAACACACTAAGCCCTACAAATACCGAAGTGGTTCACCTCGTACTTTTTCATCAAACTCATGAATGAAGAAGCCAAATAGCTCGCGGTAGTATGTAACCTCCTATTCCAACTTTGCCTTGGTATCTGAAGGCAATTCTATCTATTTAATGATAGAATACTTGATGCCAGACTGTGAAAGAGATTGCAGTAGAGTCCTGGGGAAGTGCAGGTCTCTAGGCCCCATGTGTCATCCAGGTGAATGAGTAGAAATCCTAGAATTACAGCATGGTTTGAGTTGGGACTTCaaaggtcatctagttccaaacccCTTGGCATGGGCAAGGACAATATATGTGAAATATCTGTGCAATAGCAGAATTAGGTGGTGCTGGGAGAAATACAAATTGCTCAGCCCATTTCTCCCATAAGGAATCCTGCCCTTGAGTTCTGTCAAGTGTTGGAAAGCTATGAGAATTATCTGGTCAACTGGCTGATATATGCTACTTGAATTTCCAAAAACCTTTGCAAGAAAATGTGGCATGACACATCACATAAATTCAACAAACCCAGGACTTTTGCATAAATGTTTGGGCAACATGGAGTTAGCACTCTACCACAGAGGGTGAGGTGACTGACTGTCTTTTACCCAGGCTTCATAGTTAGGTTGCTGTGAGTATCctgcagaaaaataacagaGTTCTCTCCTTCTCAAAGATTAGAGAGTGCCTTATCTTTAAGAGAAATCATCCAACAGATCCCATTGTAGAGAAGGCTATTTTTCCAGGTGTGTCACTAGGTGAAGGGAGATGTTAGTGTCCCCGTGGTCATGGACAGTCTTGTCCCTGGCAGAGGTGGTGCCATGCAGTGGCAATTCTCACCAGTGGCAGGGACAGACGTGCAGAAATTGTGGGTCTGCTGAGACAGAGCAATGTGTACCTTCCCTTCCTCTAGTGAGGCCTTTACAGACTAGGGAGTGAGGTCAGC encodes:
- the TERT gene encoding telomerase reverse transcriptase, coding for MAGREPFTAVLSALRRCYAEAFLLETFVRRLGDGGAGDAQVLRADDAPGYRNFVGQCLVCVPRGARAIPRPFTFQQLSSQSEVTARVVQRLCEKKKKNVLAYGYSLPDENSSQFPVMPLSKIHSYLPNTATETLCISGFWETLLSRIGDDVMMYLLEHCAVFMLVPPSNCYQVCGQPIYELISHSVNSSLVFVRQRFSKYKRTSLLKYMRKRLMFHRNYLLKSYRQRCEVNVSKMRNERKRRSLVPTDQCSAKAVSKASKQIRMVTEDQEKQCSSTSCVSATAPSLKRKIHREQSEIPAKRAKIGEKVREEKACSLVPDVNQSSSERSETEYVAPRSESVIKTPRISERSNSAVSGPSLVHTSRGRRKFVAGSLLQRFRSNKPLESNTELQTESRRKRVEICTYESQLASGQSKPVEGASKCREQESPPPHLSKKSPNRLLSSAAYIGRKSLLYSCRGFQECFPKSFVLNRLQGSEAGGRRLIEAIFLNQNQAEQRHNQSLPKCKRRKKMLPKRYRQMRGTFQELLNNHGKCAYLALLRKNCPVWISEISMKNIKLFCQAALPGEAEVQKQAEQFGKEPAKCVTSSRCESGRTDVPDNLGAPLAESVRGELPPSEEQNPREARDSALMELLKQHSSHWQVYMFVRDCLEKVIPKELWGSNHNKCRFLKNVKVFISRGRFAKVSLQELMWRMRVNDCMWLRLGKGDHFVPADEHCFREELLAKFLFWLMGTYVVELLRSFFYITETMFQKNMLFYYRKFVWGKLQNIGIRNHFVKVQLRPLSSEEIETLRQKKFIPMASKLRFIPKPNGLRPIVKVSGVVKPQALSKESREKKMNHYNTQLKNLFSVLNYERTINTSFIGSSVFGKDDIYKIWKQFVTKILESGGEIPHFYCVKADVSRAYDSIPHNKLVEVISRVLRPEKRTVYCIRRYAVIMITPSGRAKRLYKRHVSTFKDFMPDMKQFVSQLQENASLRNAIVVEQSLTFYETSSSLFNFFLQMIHNSILEIRNRYYLQCCGIPQGSILSTLLCSLFYGDMENKWLAGIKQDGVLIRLIDDFLLLTPHLMKARTFLRTLATGIPEYGLLINPNKTVVNFPVDDIPGCSKFKQLPDCRLIPWCGLLLDIKTLEVYCDYSSYSCTSIRSSLSFNSSVTAGKNMKYKLSAVLKLKCHSLFLDLQINSLRTVLINIYKIFLLQAYRFHACVLQFPFSQQVRKNPDFFLRIISQTASCCYAILKTVNAGVAKDNKGVSGIFPIQVAEWLCYHAFTVKLLNHEAVYKCLLTSLKVCKRRLIRRIPEETVALLQAVTEPSLCQDFKAILD